In Candidatus Mycalebacterium zealandia, one DNA window encodes the following:
- a CDS encoding LLM class flavin-dependent oxidoreductase: protein MNFGVGLFSMQTHADVAADHKTLYRAALEQTKLVEKAGFDSVWLSEHHFLEDGYCPSPLATAAAMAAVTEKIRIGTAAMILPLHNPVRVAEDAAVVDNISEGRFDLGVAIGYRKEEFDGFGLSIKNRPSLIEEGIDVLLKSWGEGQFSYKGKRFAFENIDVTPKPVQKPHIPLYIGAFEEPAVKRAGRLGYPLLVGPGRTLDMIRDTLGWYNEAAREAGRDPSLAGHVLLRETFVSKGEKGALEGGEKYIINMYRFYLTLGIKIFIRGEQVKGPEDPLLEHMAENRFMIGTPEHCAGEIEKYRRETGIENIVCRMVFPQAPLEEISRCIELFGSEVIPSFK, encoded by the coding sequence ATGAATTTTGGAGTTGGACTTTTCAGCATGCAGACCCACGCTGATGTGGCCGCCGACCACAAAACTCTCTACCGCGCGGCGCTTGAACAGACAAAACTCGTGGAAAAGGCCGGTTTTGATTCGGTCTGGCTGTCGGAGCATCATTTTCTTGAAGACGGCTACTGCCCGTCGCCGCTTGCCACTGCGGCGGCAATGGCGGCGGTTACAGAGAAAATACGCATAGGCACCGCCGCGATGATTTTGCCGCTTCACAATCCCGTGCGGGTCGCTGAAGACGCCGCCGTTGTGGACAACATTTCAGAAGGCAGATTTGATCTGGGAGTCGCCATCGGCTACCGAAAAGAGGAGTTTGACGGCTTCGGGCTGTCAATCAAAAACCGTCCGTCACTGATTGAGGAAGGCATAGACGTTCTGCTTAAATCGTGGGGCGAAGGGCAGTTTTCATACAAGGGCAAAAGGTTTGCTTTCGAGAACATTGACGTTACGCCCAAACCCGTTCAAAAACCGCACATTCCGTTATACATTGGCGCTTTTGAGGAACCTGCCGTTAAACGTGCGGGGCGGCTCGGATATCCGCTTCTCGTTGGTCCCGGTCGCACGCTTGACATGATACGCGACACTCTCGGCTGGTATAACGAAGCGGCACGGGAGGCCGGGCGCGACCCCTCTCTCGCCGGGCACGTTCTTCTCAGAGAAACCTTTGTGAGCAAAGGTGAAAAAGGCGCGCTTGAGGGCGGAGAGAAATACATAATCAACATGTACAGGTTCTACCTGACTCTCGGCATCAAGATTTTTATAAGGGGCGAGCAGGTGAAGGGACCGGAAGATCCTCTGCTTGAGCATATGGCTGAAAACCGCTTTATGATAGGAACCCCGGAGCATTGCGCCGGAGAGATTGAAAAATACCGCCGGGAAACCGGCATAGAGAACATCGTCTGCCGAATGGTGTTTCCTCAAGCGCCTCTGGAAGAGATTTCGCGCTGTATTGAACTTTTCGGCTCCGAAGTTATTCCGTCTTTTAAATAG
- the rplM gene encoding 50S ribosomal protein L13: MKTYVEKSAAGGRKWRVVDADGKTLGRLATKLATILRGKDKPEFTPHADTGDFVVVVNAEKVHLTGNKLADKMYYRHTGYPGGLKSTSAQTLSETKPEEVLKKAVWGMLPKNKSQKKLISRLKVYAGESHPHAAQNPSPADL; this comes from the coding sequence ATGAAAACTTACGTTGAGAAATCCGCCGCGGGCGGGAGAAAATGGCGCGTTGTTGACGCTGACGGAAAAACTCTCGGGCGGCTTGCGACAAAGCTTGCCACAATTCTGCGCGGCAAGGATAAACCTGAGTTTACTCCTCACGCGGACACGGGCGATTTTGTTGTTGTGGTCAACGCGGAGAAAGTTCACCTGACGGGCAACAAACTCGCGGACAAAATGTATTATCGCCACACGGGCTACCCGGGCGGCTTGAAGTCAACTTCGGCGCAAACCCTGTCCGAGACAAAACCCGAAGAGGTTTTGAAAAAAGCGGTTTGGGGAATGCTCCCGAAAAACAAATCACAGAAAAAACTGATTAGCAGGCTCAAGGTGTATGCCGGAGAGTCTCATCCGCACGCCGCTCAAAACCCCAGCCCGGCGGATTTGTAA
- a CDS encoding biotin/lipoyl-binding protein — protein MKYILKLGDEKFRVNVEDENGRAVVESGDFSSTVDFARLDPALVSIVCDKHGSFTAGVVKKGKKVQVFSEGTLYEFESVTERELSASGEDGGLQISSPMPSRVVKILKNEGDSVAQDEGVVVVEAMKMESELKASVAGKIKEIKVKEGDAVEGGAVLVVLEGE, from the coding sequence ATGAAATACATTTTAAAACTCGGCGATGAGAAGTTTCGCGTCAACGTTGAAGACGAAAATGGGCGCGCGGTTGTTGAATCGGGCGATTTTTCTTCAACCGTTGACTTTGCAAGACTTGACCCCGCGCTTGTTTCCATTGTTTGCGACAAACACGGCTCTTTTACCGCCGGAGTGGTCAAAAAAGGCAAAAAAGTTCAGGTGTTCAGCGAGGGAACTCTTTATGAGTTTGAATCCGTTACCGAAAGGGAACTTTCCGCAAGCGGAGAGGACGGTGGATTGCAGATTTCCTCGCCCATGCCGAGCAGGGTTGTGAAAATACTCAAAAACGAAGGCGATTCGGTCGCGCAGGACGAAGGCGTGGTTGTTGTTGAAGCAATGAAAATGGAAAGTGAATTAAAAGCGTCCGTTGCCGGAAAAATAAAAGAAATTAAAGTGAAAGAAGGCGATGCCGTGGAAGGCGGCGCGGTTTTGGTTGTGCTTGAAGGGGAATGA
- a CDS encoding glutaredoxin, whose product MPAAFKIYTTKTCPYCIASKSLLDSKGIEYEEIDLTQDSELRVSVSEQYNWRTVPLILKNGELIGGFNELEELARQGGLDGS is encoded by the coding sequence ATGCCGGCCGCATTTAAGATTTACACAACAAAAACCTGTCCCTACTGCATTGCCTCAAAGTCCCTGCTTGATTCCAAAGGCATTGAATATGAGGAGATAGACCTCACGCAGGATTCTGAACTGAGGGTCAGTGTTTCCGAACAATACAACTGGAGAACGGTTCCGCTTATTCTCAAAAACGGCGAACTGATCGGCGGTTTCAATGAATTAGAGGAACTTGCCCGGCAAGGCGGTCTTGACGGCTCCTGA
- a CDS encoding DUF547 domain-containing protein has translation MKDVRANLKLLAVLFFLCLFFFPFTADARSGIKDLRRTHNPRSSGTVSHKAWNDFLRVYVHVRRGANLVNYRGVTNADARALDDYISTLRRVKVSGLNRAEQKAFWINLYNALTVQTILNAYPVSSILDIDTSPPGTDGPWGKKIVSVEGVLLSLDDIEHGILRPVWKDARIHYAVNCASIGCPDLAPVAYTAENTEQLLENGARDFANHPRGVKVKDGKLVISSIYFWFAEDFGGVREHIAKYAAPKLAATVKRTSGLVEGGYDWSLNEK, from the coding sequence ATGAAAGATGTGAGAGCCAACCTGAAACTGCTTGCGGTGTTGTTTTTCCTCTGCCTGTTTTTTTTTCCGTTCACGGCGGACGCCCGGAGCGGTATTAAGGATTTGCGCCGCACGCACAATCCCCGCAGTTCCGGGACCGTTTCCCACAAGGCGTGGAACGATTTTCTGCGCGTTTACGTCCACGTGCGGCGCGGAGCGAATCTGGTTAATTACCGCGGCGTAACGAATGCGGACGCCCGCGCGCTTGACGATTACATTTCCACTCTGAGGCGCGTGAAGGTGTCCGGCTTAAACCGTGCGGAGCAAAAGGCATTTTGGATAAATCTCTACAACGCGCTGACCGTGCAAACGATTTTGAACGCCTATCCGGTTTCAAGCATTCTTGATATTGACACCTCGCCCCCGGGCACGGACGGGCCGTGGGGCAAAAAGATTGTTTCCGTTGAAGGCGTGCTGCTTTCACTTGACGACATTGAGCATGGGATTTTGCGCCCCGTGTGGAAAGACGCGCGAATTCATTACGCGGTGAACTGTGCTTCCATAGGTTGTCCCGACCTTGCGCCCGTCGCCTACACGGCTGAAAACACCGAACAACTTCTTGAAAACGGCGCGCGAGATTTTGCGAACCACCCTCGCGGTGTAAAGGTCAAGGACGGAAAACTTGTTATTTCTTCCATATATTTCTGGTTCGCCGAAGACTTCGGCGGCGTGCGTGAGCACATAGCAAAATACGCCGCTCCGAAACTTGCGGCGACCGTGAAAAGGACATCCGGACTGGTTGAGGGCGGTTACGATTGGTCGCTCAACGAGAAATAG
- a CDS encoding glutamate--tRNA ligase, protein MSVKTRFAPSPTGSLHVGGARTALFNWLFARHEGGEFILRVEDTDAERSEKKFLSEIIDSLRWLGIEWDGEPLSQSARLDIYGEYVRKLLETGAAFKCYMTPEDLEAERKSAQASGGHFRYKREWAERGKKDGAPFAVRFAVPRVQNREDNPLADSSGEIIFTDLLRGNMGFSTDEVEDFVIMRPDGMPTYNFACAIDDALCEITHVIRGDEHLVNAPKQILLLKALGLDIPAFVHLPVILAPDGSKLSKRHGVVSVADFRDSGILPSGLANYIARLGWSHGDEEIFTISELIEKFDIRGFGISPSNFDEEKMRWVNGVHIRKDKADVAKPLRKTLSEMGFYVSPEDAKKAVELLKERAETINEMAEKSVFLFAKEVKFDEDAKKKFLNPETLPALEAVFSALSKPGAPFDEDGLKGIFSGITEETGLKMKQIAQPLRVALTGKTESPGIYETVSALGREKTVSRLENAIKIAKAGE, encoded by the coding sequence ATGAGCGTAAAAACCAGATTTGCCCCGAGCCCGACCGGCTCTTTGCACGTAGGCGGAGCGCGAACCGCTCTTTTCAATTGGCTTTTTGCCCGCCACGAAGGCGGCGAGTTTATTCTGCGCGTTGAAGACACGGACGCCGAACGCTCGGAAAAAAAGTTTCTTTCCGAAATAATAGATTCGCTCCGGTGGCTCGGAATTGAATGGGACGGCGAGCCGCTGAGCCAGTCCGCCCGTCTTGATATCTACGGGGAATACGTCCGGAAACTTCTTGAGACCGGCGCGGCATTTAAGTGCTATATGACGCCGGAAGATTTGGAAGCCGAACGCAAATCCGCCCAAGCGTCCGGCGGGCATTTCCGCTACAAAAGGGAGTGGGCGGAGCGCGGAAAGAAAGACGGCGCGCCGTTCGCGGTGCGGTTTGCCGTTCCGCGCGTTCAGAACAGAGAGGACAACCCGCTTGCGGATTCTTCGGGTGAAATTATTTTTACCGACCTGCTTCGCGGCAATATGGGTTTTTCCACGGACGAAGTGGAAGATTTTGTCATTATGCGTCCGGACGGTATGCCGACCTACAATTTCGCCTGCGCGATAGATGACGCGCTTTGTGAAATCACGCATGTCATAAGGGGCGATGAGCATCTTGTGAACGCGCCCAAGCAGATTCTGCTCCTCAAAGCGCTGGGGCTTGACATTCCCGCCTTTGTGCATCTTCCGGTCATTCTCGCGCCGGACGGCTCAAAACTGAGCAAACGGCATGGCGTGGTTTCGGTCGCCGATTTCCGCGATTCCGGAATACTTCCGTCCGGGCTTGCCAACTACATCGCGCGGCTCGGCTGGTCGCACGGAGACGAGGAGATTTTCACAATTTCCGAACTGATTGAGAAGTTTGACATACGCGGATTCGGGATTTCGCCATCCAATTTTGACGAGGAAAAAATGCGCTGGGTAAACGGAGTTCACATACGCAAGGACAAGGCGGATGTAGCGAAACCGCTTCGGAAAACACTCTCAGAAATGGGTTTTTATGTTTCTCCCGAAGATGCGAAAAAGGCGGTGGAACTGCTTAAAGAGAGGGCGGAAACGATAAATGAGATGGCGGAGAAAAGCGTTTTTCTGTTTGCGAAAGAAGTGAAGTTTGATGAGGACGCAAAGAAAAAGTTTCTAAATCCTGAAACCCTGCCCGCGCTTGAAGCGGTTTTTTCCGCTCTGTCAAAACCCGGCGCTCCGTTTGATGAGGACGGCTTGAAGGGGATTTTTTCCGGCATTACGGAAGAAACCGGACTCAAAATGAAACAGATAGCGCAGCCGCTCCGGGTCGCGCTTACGGGAAAGACTGAAAGTCCGGGAATTTATGAAACCGTGTCCGCGCTCGGAAGGGAAAAAACAGTTTCGCGCTTGGAGAACGCGATAAAAATCGCAAAGGCGGGAGAGTGA
- a CDS encoding dephospho-CoA kinase, with the protein MAVVIGLCGNLCSGKSTVAGILSELGARVIDADEVSRFITEPGKPAFERVIREFGSGIVCADGKIDREKLGLAVFSDSEKRRALEAITHPEIRDEIAARTEKASADGAKAVVIEAALLARGGVLGEIIDHLILVNASEVKKIERVAKRDGFDETEAKKRLKSQQGRNPDFDFVIENDGDLKDLRARVEDLWERVVF; encoded by the coding sequence TTGGCGGTTGTTATAGGACTTTGCGGAAATTTGTGCTCCGGTAAATCCACCGTGGCGGGAATTTTGTCAGAACTCGGCGCGCGCGTCATAGATGCCGATGAGGTGTCGCGTTTTATTACCGAACCCGGCAAACCGGCGTTTGAGCGCGTAATCCGCGAATTCGGTTCCGGCATTGTCTGCGCGGACGGAAAGATAGACCGCGAAAAACTCGGTCTTGCGGTTTTTTCAGACTCTGAAAAACGCAGGGCGCTTGAAGCCATAACCCACCCCGAAATCAGAGACGAGATTGCCGCTCGCACGGAAAAGGCGTCCGCAGACGGTGCGAAGGCGGTTGTGATAGAAGCCGCTTTGCTCGCTCGCGGCGGCGTTCTGGGCGAAATCATAGACCACCTGATTCTTGTTAACGCGAGCGAGGTAAAAAAGATTGAAAGAGTGGCAAAACGGGACGGCTTTGATGAAACCGAGGCGAAAAAGCGTCTGAAATCGCAGCAAGGACGCAACCCCGATTTTGATTTTGTGATTGAAAATGACGGAGATTTGAAAGATTTGAGAGCGCGGGTTGAGGATTTGTGGGAGAGGGTTGTTTTCTAA
- the accC gene encoding acetyl-CoA carboxylase biotin carboxylase subunit: MFGKILIANRGEIAVRIIRACREMGIGTVAVYSDADRSAAHVSLADEAVHIGGSKPAESYLDIEKIIDACKKTGAEAVHPGFGFLSEKEDFAAACEKASIVFIGPSAETIRQMGDKITARNIAMKAKVPLVPGSKGAVDDSEAEKVAKEIGYPLMIKASAGGGGKGMRLVQDPAEFESSLRMAKSEALSAFGDDSVFIERFVEKPRHIEIQIIADGHGNVLHLFERECSIQRRHQKVIEEAPSGFISESTRKKMGEVAVDIAKAVSYRGAGTVEFIMDPKQNFYFLEMNTRIQVEHPVTEMITGFDIVKWMIRIADGEKLPFKQSDFKINGHAVECRIYAEDPEMNFLPAPGPIDYVKTPDGPGIRDDSAIFSGCEVTSFYDPMLSKLAVWAETREQAIKKMEAALGEYMVLGTKTNIGFLIRIMRDEEFMKADIDTGFIERHPELLSPGEEGRNKAAVAAALALHFGSAQTEQGGKAAPVSRWKNFARKTGVVRGGYES; the protein is encoded by the coding sequence ATGTTCGGCAAAATACTGATAGCAAACAGGGGGGAAATCGCGGTAAGGATAATCAGGGCTTGCCGTGAAATGGGCATCGGCACGGTTGCCGTTTACTCTGACGCGGACAGAAGCGCGGCGCATGTTTCCCTTGCGGACGAGGCCGTTCACATCGGCGGCTCAAAACCGGCTGAAAGCTATCTGGATATTGAAAAAATCATAGATGCCTGTAAAAAAACGGGCGCCGAAGCGGTTCATCCGGGTTTCGGATTTCTTTCGGAAAAAGAGGACTTTGCCGCTGCTTGTGAGAAAGCCTCCATAGTTTTTATAGGGCCCTCCGCGGAAACCATCAGGCAGATGGGTGACAAAATCACCGCCAGAAACATCGCCATGAAAGCGAAGGTTCCCCTTGTTCCAGGCTCCAAAGGCGCGGTGGACGATTCTGAAGCGGAGAAAGTGGCGAAGGAAATCGGTTACCCGCTTATGATAAAAGCGTCCGCGGGCGGCGGCGGCAAGGGAATGCGGCTTGTTCAAGACCCCGCGGAGTTTGAAAGCTCTCTCAGAATGGCTAAAAGTGAAGCGCTTTCGGCTTTCGGCGATGATTCGGTTTTTATAGAGCGTTTTGTTGAAAAGCCGCGCCACATTGAGATTCAAATTATCGCGGACGGACACGGCAATGTTCTGCACCTTTTTGAGCGCGAATGCTCAATTCAGCGCAGGCACCAGAAGGTGATTGAAGAGGCGCCGAGCGGATTTATTTCCGAATCAACGCGCAAAAAAATGGGCGAGGTGGCGGTTGACATCGCCAAAGCGGTTTCCTACAGGGGCGCGGGCACGGTTGAGTTTATAATGGACCCCAAGCAAAACTTTTATTTCCTTGAAATGAACACCCGCATACAGGTTGAGCATCCCGTAACGGAGATGATAACCGGTTTTGACATCGTGAAGTGGATGATACGCATCGCGGACGGTGAGAAACTTCCCTTCAAGCAGAGCGACTTCAAAATAAACGGGCACGCGGTTGAGTGCAGGATTTACGCCGAAGACCCGGAGATGAATTTTCTTCCCGCGCCGGGACCGATTGATTATGTGAAAACTCCGGATGGGCCCGGCATCAGAGACGATTCGGCGATTTTCAGCGGTTGCGAGGTTACCTCTTTCTACGACCCGATGCTTTCCAAACTCGCGGTTTGGGCTGAAACGCGCGAGCAGGCGATAAAAAAGATGGAAGCCGCGCTCGGTGAATACATGGTTCTCGGCACAAAAACCAATATCGGTTTTCTCATCCGCATTATGCGCGATGAGGAGTTTATGAAAGCCGACATAGACACCGGATTTATAGAAAGGCACCCTGAACTTCTGTCGCCCGGAGAGGAAGGCAGGAACAAAGCGGCGGTTGCCGCGGCGCTGGCGTTGCATTTTGGTTCCGCCCAGACTGAACAGGGCGGAAAAGCCGCGCCGGTTTCCCGCTGGAAGAATTTTGCCCGCAAGACGGGCGTTGTGAGAGGCGGATACGAAAGCTGA
- a CDS encoding aminotransferase class V-fold PLP-dependent enzyme, protein MLLGNYPGKQGLKLPATKFKKLSPPPRILLGPGPSNVSKAAYDALATPIIGHLDPDFLAMMDEIGEMLRTVFQTRNRLTIPMSGTGSSGMETAFVNVIDPGDTVVIGVNGVFGERMCDVAERCGAKTVRVEAPWGDIIEPDGFISALKKNPEAKIAAIVHAETSTGARQPLEEIGNHLRDTDTIFLVDAVTSLAGCDLKIDDWGVDICYSGTQKCLSIPPGISPVTFSEKAENALFSKKNKVQSWYLDLSMICKYWGSERVYHHTAPVSMLFALREGLRIVLEEGLQNRFERHEKLGRMLSEKLSALGFEPFAREGFQLPMLASVILPEGLDDAETRRTLLNEYKIEVGPGLGETKGKIWRIGLMGESCSAENVEALSSALKSLRGG, encoded by the coding sequence ATGTTGTTGGGCAATTATCCGGGAAAACAAGGACTGAAATTGCCTGCTACAAAGTTCAAAAAACTCTCTCCTCCCCCGCGGATATTGCTCGGACCCGGTCCGAGCAACGTGAGCAAGGCGGCTTATGACGCGCTCGCAACGCCGATTATCGGGCATCTTGACCCGGATTTTCTTGCGATGATGGACGAAATCGGTGAGATGCTGCGCACGGTTTTTCAGACCCGCAACCGGCTCACAATTCCGATGTCGGGCACGGGAAGTTCGGGAATGGAAACGGCTTTTGTGAACGTGATTGACCCCGGAGACACAGTCGTTATAGGTGTGAACGGGGTTTTTGGTGAAAGAATGTGCGATGTGGCGGAGCGTTGCGGAGCGAAAACCGTCAGGGTGGAGGCGCCGTGGGGAGATATCATCGAGCCAGACGGATTCATTTCCGCGCTCAAAAAAAATCCCGAAGCAAAAATCGCGGCAATAGTTCACGCCGAAACCTCAACCGGCGCGCGCCAGCCGCTTGAAGAGATTGGAAACCATCTGCGCGACACGGACACGATTTTTCTCGTGGACGCCGTAACCTCGCTTGCCGGATGCGATTTGAAGATTGACGACTGGGGCGTGGACATTTGCTACAGCGGAACACAAAAATGTTTAAGCATTCCGCCGGGAATATCGCCCGTAACCTTCAGCGAGAAAGCTGAAAACGCCCTTTTTTCCAAAAAAAACAAGGTTCAAAGTTGGTATCTTGACCTCTCAATGATTTGCAAATACTGGGGAAGCGAGAGGGTTTATCACCATACCGCGCCGGTCTCAATGCTTTTCGCGCTGAGGGAGGGTTTGAGGATTGTGCTTGAAGAAGGGCTTCAAAACCGGTTTGAACGACACGAAAAACTCGGGCGGATGCTTTCGGAAAAATTGTCCGCGCTAGGGTTTGAGCCTTTCGCCCGCGAGGGTTTCCAGCTACCGATGCTTGCTTCGGTGATACTGCCCGAAGGGCTTGATGACGCCGAAACAAGACGGACTTTGCTTAACGAATACAAAATTGAAGTGGGTCCCGGGCTTGGGGAAACAAAGGGCAAAATCTGGCGAATAGGGCTTATGGGCGAAAGTTGCTCGGCGGAAAATGTGGAAGCGCTCTCAAGCGCTCTCAAGAGTTTGCGGGGCGGTTGA
- a CDS encoding LLM class flavin-dependent oxidoreductase, with protein sequence MAKNIQFGLSAPMPGTDTNGLLEFSKKADKLGFDTIWYPDHTVFVAPGAIAPEAWTIASAAAGITSKIQLGTVSDPHKIQPATFAQRLATIDHLSKGRVTITMGVGESMNLDAYGIPWNKPFTRMREAVEVMQMLWKNDEETPVNYDGEFFKLKDAFLQIRPFERDRIPVYFATHTPKGLALTGEMGDGWLPIDLNPSLYEKYLGDIHSAADKAGRNRDEIDPALWIFTSLGENEDEAYKTLEPFKYVLVMQEQLKAAGYDVKIPDEYKGLNYFNIVPQDTEGRARFREIGQFFPREAIMDFTITGSKDDCIKRIETFIDKGVRNFVLFYRFSPDPEKALETYAKEIIPYFK encoded by the coding sequence ATGGCGAAAAATATACAATTCGGGCTTTCCGCTCCCATGCCGGGAACCGACACGAACGGACTGCTTGAATTTTCAAAAAAGGCGGACAAACTCGGTTTTGACACAATATGGTATCCCGACCACACGGTTTTTGTGGCTCCGGGAGCGATTGCTCCCGAAGCGTGGACAATCGCTTCGGCTGCAGCGGGAATAACCTCAAAAATACAACTCGGAACCGTTTCCGACCCGCACAAAATCCAGCCCGCGACCTTCGCCCAGAGACTTGCCACCATTGACCATTTGTCGAAAGGAAGGGTAACAATCACTATGGGTGTGGGTGAATCAATGAACCTTGACGCGTATGGAATTCCCTGGAACAAGCCGTTCACGAGAATGAGAGAGGCGGTTGAAGTGATGCAGATGCTGTGGAAAAACGACGAGGAAACTCCGGTGAATTACGATGGCGAGTTTTTCAAACTGAAAGACGCTTTTCTGCAAATCCGCCCGTTTGAGCGCGACAGAATTCCGGTCTATTTCGCGACTCACACGCCAAAGGGTCTCGCGCTGACCGGAGAAATGGGAGACGGCTGGCTGCCGATTGATTTGAATCCGTCTCTTTATGAAAAATATCTGGGCGACATCCATTCCGCCGCCGACAAAGCCGGAAGAAACAGAGACGAAATTGACCCCGCGCTGTGGATTTTTACCTCGCTCGGAGAGAACGAGGACGAGGCGTATAAAACTCTGGAGCCGTTCAAATACGTGCTGGTTATGCAGGAACAGCTGAAAGCGGCTGGCTACGATGTAAAAATCCCCGATGAATACAAAGGGCTGAACTATTTCAACATAGTTCCGCAGGACACAGAAGGCAGGGCGCGTTTCCGCGAAATAGGGCAGTTTTTCCCGCGCGAAGCGATTATGGACTTCACAATCACGGGCTCAAAAGACGACTGCATAAAGCGGATTGAAACCTTCATAGATAAAGGCGTGAGAAACTTTGTTCTGTTCTACCGATTCAGTCCCGACCCTGAAAAAGCGCTTGAAACCTACGCGAAGGAGATAATTCCGTATTTTAAATGA
- a CDS encoding methylmalonyl-CoA carboxyltransferase, giving the protein MSEETTKKSFEKLKRKEQESELGGGQARIDRQHESGKLTARERVALLLDKGSFVEMDKFVVHRCKDFGMEDKKFLGDGVVTGYGTVNGKKIFVFAQDFTVFGGSLGMVQGRKICKIMDMAVETGAPVVGLNDSGGARIQEGVESLAGYGEIFYRNVRASGVVPQISAIMGPCAGGAVYSPAMTDFILMSKDTSYMFITGPDVIKAVTHEEVNSEELGGAMVHNSKSGVAHFASANDEESIEVIKELLSFLPSNNMDDPPEQSCDDPVDRATGEIADMIPENPNKPYDMKEVVKRIVDDSRFFEVQEHFGQNIVVGFARVDGKVVGVVGNQPLMLAGCLDMDASEKAARFVRFCDCFNIPLLSLVDVPGFLPGTNQEWGGIIRHGAKLLYAYCEATVPRVTLITRKAYGGAYDVMSSKHIGGDINLSYPDAEIAVMGSEGAVNIISRSQIAEAKDPDAERAKLTEEYKKNFANPYRAAELGFIDRIIMPEDTRKSIVSAFKTLDGKRKVNLPRKHGNIPL; this is encoded by the coding sequence ATGAGCGAAGAAACCACCAAAAAAAGTTTTGAAAAACTGAAAAGAAAGGAGCAGGAATCCGAACTCGGCGGCGGCCAAGCGCGAATTGACCGCCAGCATGAGAGCGGAAAACTGACCGCCAGAGAGCGCGTCGCTCTTCTGCTGGACAAGGGAAGTTTCGTGGAGATGGACAAGTTTGTTGTCCACCGTTGCAAAGACTTCGGAATGGAGGACAAAAAGTTTCTCGGAGACGGAGTTGTTACGGGCTACGGAACGGTAAACGGCAAAAAGATTTTTGTTTTCGCGCAGGATTTCACCGTTTTTGGCGGCTCGCTCGGAATGGTTCAGGGCAGAAAGATTTGCAAAATTATGGACATGGCGGTCGAAACCGGCGCGCCCGTGGTCGGGCTGAATGATTCGGGCGGCGCACGCATACAGGAAGGCGTTGAATCACTCGCGGGATACGGCGAGATTTTCTACAGGAATGTGCGCGCTTCAGGCGTTGTTCCGCAAATCTCCGCCATTATGGGTCCCTGCGCCGGCGGCGCGGTTTATTCGCCCGCGATGACGGACTTTATCCTTATGTCAAAAGACACGAGTTATATGTTCATCACCGGTCCCGATGTTATAAAAGCCGTAACGCATGAGGAAGTTAATTCCGAAGAGCTCGGCGGCGCGATGGTTCACAACTCCAAAAGCGGAGTCGCGCACTTTGCCTCGGCAAATGACGAGGAATCCATTGAAGTAATCAAGGAACTGCTCTCTTTTCTGCCGTCAAACAACATGGACGACCCCCCCGAACAGTCGTGTGACGACCCCGTTGACAGAGCCACCGGCGAAATCGCGGACATGATTCCCGAAAATCCCAACAAGCCCTACGATATGAAAGAGGTTGTAAAGCGTATTGTTGATGACTCGCGCTTTTTTGAGGTTCAGGAGCATTTCGGACAGAACATAGTTGTTGGCTTTGCGCGTGTGGACGGCAAGGTTGTTGGTGTTGTGGGCAATCAGCCGCTTATGCTTGCGGGCTGTCTTGACATGGACGCTTCGGAAAAAGCGGCGCGGTTTGTCCGGTTTTGCGACTGTTTCAACATTCCGCTTTTGTCACTTGTTGATGTTCCGGGCTTCCTTCCGGGAACAAATCAGGAATGGGGCGGAATCATAAGGCACGGCGCAAAACTGCTTTACGCCTACTGCGAGGCGACCGTGCCGAGAGTAACGCTCATAACGCGCAAAGCGTATGGCGGCGCGTATGACGTTATGTCTTCAAAGCACATAGGGGGAGACATAAATCTGTCTTATCCTGACGCGGAAATAGCGGTTATGGGTTCTGAGGGCGCGGTGAACATCATTTCGCGCTCACAGATTGCCGAAGCCAAAGACCCTGACGCGGAGAGAGCCAAACTGACCGAGGAATACAAAAAGAACTTCGCAAACCCCTACCGTGCGGCGGAACTTGGATTTATTGACCGCATCATCATGCCCGAAGACACAAGGAAAAGCATTGTTTCCGCGTTCAAGACGCTTGACGGAAAAAGGAAAGTGAATCTGCCGAGAAAGCACGGGAACATTCCTCTTTAG